In the Schaalia hyovaginalis genome, CCTCGTCTTGTCGATCGGGGGCTGGTTCGTGTGGCAGACCTTCCAGCCCAAACAGGTTGACACCTCAGAGGGTCTGGAGATCCTCAAGGGGCTAACGATCGAGCGCGTCGTCCTCAATGAGGCGACCCAGCAGGTGAACCTCGTTCTCAAGGAGAGCTACACCCACAAGTCGACGGGCCTGGGGGACCGGACCGCCGAGCTCGGCAAGTCGGTCTACTTCACCTACTCCTATTCGCAGACCGAGGACATCCTCACGGCGGTCTCCAAGGCGGCGCCAGCGAAGGGGTGGAACGCCCTGAGGCCGCAGGGCTCCCTGTTCTTGGCGATCCTGCAGATGGTCGTCCCGATCCTCCTGCTCCTGGGGGCCTTCTGGTTCCTCATGAGCCGGATGTCCGGATCCAAGATGCTCGGGGGCTTCGCGCAGTCGAAGGCCAAGGAGTTCAATCAGGAGCGCCCGGACATCACCTTCGCCGATGTGGCGGGCGAGGACGAGGCGGTGGAGGAGCTCGAGGAAATCCGCGAGTTCCTCGCCTCCCCGGACAAGTTTCATCGCGTCGGCGCGCGGATCCCCCGCGGCGTCCTCCTTTACGGCCCTCCCGGAACCGGCAAGACCCTCCTCGCCAAGGCTGTCGCCGGCGAGGCCCATGCACCCTTCTTCTCGATCTCGGGCTCGGAGTTCATGGAGCTCTACGTCGGCGTCGGCGCCTCCCGCGTCCGCGACCTCTTCGACCGGGCGAAGAAGGCCGCGCCCGCGATCATCTTCGTCGACGAGATCGATGCGGTCGGCCGCCATCGCGGCTCCGGAATCGGCGGCGGGAACGATGAGCGCGAGCAGACGCTCAACCAGCTGCTCGTCGAGATGGACGGCTTCGACGAACGGGCGAACATCATCCTCATCGCCGCGACCAACCGCCCCGACATCCTCGACCCCGCCCTGCTGCGCCCGGGCCGCTTCGATCGGCAGATCGCCGTCGAGGCCCCCGATCTCAAGGGCCGTGAGGCGATCCTCAAGGTGCACGCCGCGGGCAAGCCGATGACCGACGATGTCGACCTCCACCAGATCGCCAAGCGGACCCCCGGGTTCACGGGCGCCGACCTGGCGAACGTCCTCAACGAGGCGGCGCTGCTCACGGCCCGCTCCAACGCCGACCTCATCGACGACCGCGCGATCGACGAGGCGATCGACCGGGTCATCGCCGGCCCGCAGAAGCGCACCCGCGTGATGAACGATCACGACAAGGCGGTCACCGCCTACCACGAGGGCGGGCACGCCCTGTGCGCGGCCGCCCTGCGCTACACGGATCCCGTGACGAAGGTGACCATCCTCCCCCGAGGGCGGGCGCTGGGCTACACGATGGTGATGCCGACTGAGGATCGTTACAACAAGACCCGCAATCAGCTGCTCGACGACCTCGTGTATTCGATGGGCGGGCGCGTCGCCGAGGAGATCGTCTTCCGCGATCCTTCGACGGGACCGGCCAACGACATCCAGCAGGCGACGAAGACCGCCCGCGCGATGGTCACCGACTACGGCATGTCCTCGCGGGTGGGCCTGGTCAAGCTCGGCACCACCGACACCGAGGCCTTCGGCCACGGCTCGGGCGTCGAGCAGAGGGCCTTCTCCGATGAGATGGCCTCGATCATCGATGACGAGGTGCGCCTCCTCCTCGACGCGGCGATGCGCGAGGCGTGGGAGATCCTCACGAAGAACCGCGACGTCCTCGACCGCCTCGCCGAGCGCCTCCTCGAGGAGGAGACCCTTGACGAGGCCCAGCTCGCCGAGATCTTCGCCGGTGTGAGGAAGCAGGATGAACGCCCGGTGTGGAACTACGGGGCGGAGGCCGCGATCGAGGGCGCCAGGCTCGGCGGCCCGGTCGGCATCGAGCGCGCGCCCGAGGCCACGGCGGCGGGCGAAGGAGACGATGGCGTGAGCGAAGGCGAGGGTGCGGGCGAATGACCTACGACCTGCAGGCTGTCGAGAAGGCGACCGCCGACCTGCTCGCAGCGATCGGCGAGGATCCGACCCGGGAGGGCCTCGTCGACACCCCCGCGCGCGTGGCGCGCGCCTGGCGTGAAATGCTCGTCGGCCTCGAGGAGGATCCGAAGGAGTACCTGAGGACGCAGTTCACCGCGGGCACGGACGAGCTCGTCCTCGTCCGCGACATCGTCTTCCACTCGGTGTGCGAGCACCACCTGCTGCCCTTCCACGGGCGTGCGCACGTCGGGTACATCCCGCGCGGCGGTCGCGTGACCGGCCTGTCGAAGCTCGCGCGCGTCGTCGAGGGCTACGCCCGTCGTCCCCAGGTCCAGGAACGCCTCACGGCTCAGATCGCCGATGCGATCGACGAGGTCCTCCATCCCCAGGGCGTCACCGTGGTCATCGAGGCCGAGCACATGTGCATGTCCATGCGCGGCGTGTCCAAGCCGGGATCCTCCACCGTGACCTCGGCCCTGCGGGGCATCATGAACGACGGGACGACGCGCGCCGAGATGATGGCCCTCGTCCTGGGGGGACGGCGAGAACGGTGAGGATCGGCGGACCGCGGCTCCCCTCGGGACTCGTGCTTCCCGAGGATCGGACCCTCATCATGGGCATCCTCAACGTCACCCCCGATTCCTTCTCCGACGGGGGCCGTTTCTCGACGGTCGAGGCCGCCCTCGCCCACGCGCGCGGCATGATCGCCGAGGGCGCCCGCATCGTCGACGTGGGCGGGGAATCCACGCGGCCCGGCTCGACGAGGATCGATGCTGACGAGGAGTGGGCGCGCATCGGGACGGTGGTCGCCGAGCTCGCCGCGGAGGGGGTCGTCGTGTCCGTTGACACGCTCCACGCCTCCACGGCCCGCAGGGCGGCCGATGTCGGAGCCGCGATCATCAACGACGTCTCGGGCGGCCGCTGGGACCCGGACATGTTCGACGTGGTCGCGGATTCGGACTGCGCCTGCATCGTCCAGCACTTCCGGGCGCTGCCGGGGCCGGAGGAGGACTTCGACTACGGGGACGACCTCATGGGCGCGCTTTCGGAGCGTTTGAGCGTCCAGGTCGAGGACGCCCTGAGCAGGGGGATCGACGAGGAGAGGATCGTCATCGATCCGGGATTGGGATTCTCCCTGACCGACGCCCAATGCGCGGAGATCCTCGATAACCTGGGCCGCTTGAAGGACCTCGGCTACCCTGTCCTCATCGGAGCCTCCCGCAAGCGCTTCGTCAAGGCGATGGGCGGTGACCGCGACGAGCGGACCGCCGAGATCACCGTGAAGTGCGCGCGGGCGGGCATATGGGCGGTCCGCGTACACGAGATCGTCGGGAACGCGCGTGCCGCACGGGAAGGGAATGGGGACCTGGGATGAGCCGTCCACTCGACGTCATCGCTCTGCGC is a window encoding:
- the ftsH gene encoding ATP-dependent zinc metalloprotease FtsH yields the protein MADVKQKRINWAWILVPLLVLSIGGWFVWQTFQPKQVDTSEGLEILKGLTIERVVLNEATQQVNLVLKESYTHKSTGLGDRTAELGKSVYFTYSYSQTEDILTAVSKAAPAKGWNALRPQGSLFLAILQMVVPILLLLGAFWFLMSRMSGSKMLGGFAQSKAKEFNQERPDITFADVAGEDEAVEELEEIREFLASPDKFHRVGARIPRGVLLYGPPGTGKTLLAKAVAGEAHAPFFSISGSEFMELYVGVGASRVRDLFDRAKKAAPAIIFVDEIDAVGRHRGSGIGGGNDEREQTLNQLLVEMDGFDERANIILIAATNRPDILDPALLRPGRFDRQIAVEAPDLKGREAILKVHAAGKPMTDDVDLHQIAKRTPGFTGADLANVLNEAALLTARSNADLIDDRAIDEAIDRVIAGPQKRTRVMNDHDKAVTAYHEGGHALCAAALRYTDPVTKVTILPRGRALGYTMVMPTEDRYNKTRNQLLDDLVYSMGGRVAEEIVFRDPSTGPANDIQQATKTARAMVTDYGMSSRVGLVKLGTTDTEAFGHGSGVEQRAFSDEMASIIDDEVRLLLDAAMREAWEILTKNRDVLDRLAERLLEEETLDEAQLAEIFAGVRKQDERPVWNYGAEAAIEGARLGGPVGIERAPEATAAGEGDDGVSEGEGAGE
- the folE gene encoding GTP cyclohydrolase I FolE, whose protein sequence is MTYDLQAVEKATADLLAAIGEDPTREGLVDTPARVARAWREMLVGLEEDPKEYLRTQFTAGTDELVLVRDIVFHSVCEHHLLPFHGRAHVGYIPRGGRVTGLSKLARVVEGYARRPQVQERLTAQIADAIDEVLHPQGVTVVIEAEHMCMSMRGVSKPGSSTVTSALRGIMNDGTTRAEMMALVLGGRRER
- the folP gene encoding dihydropteroate synthase, with the protein product MGILNVTPDSFSDGGRFSTVEAALAHARGMIAEGARIVDVGGESTRPGSTRIDADEEWARIGTVVAELAAEGVVVSVDTLHASTARRAADVGAAIINDVSGGRWDPDMFDVVADSDCACIVQHFRALPGPEEDFDYGDDLMGALSERLSVQVEDALSRGIDEERIVIDPGLGFSLTDAQCAEILDNLGRLKDLGYPVLIGASRKRFVKAMGGDRDERTAEITVKCARAGIWAVRVHEIVGNARAAREGNGDLG